A single genomic interval of Spirosoma taeanense harbors:
- a CDS encoding glucosamine-6-phosphate deaminase has translation MLTPATSSTQTFRVDQLRVHLFKNRQELGVSAAQAVAGKIRELHQTQEVVHIIFASAPSQNEFLDALAQEADLAWNRIRAFHMDEYMGLPADAPQSFGQYLKRQLFDKVPIQEVFYLDGNAADLRQEGLRYSALLDQYPTDIVCMGIGENCHIAFNDPHVADFNDPHLVKIVRLDLTSRQQQVHDGCFDTLEQVPEYALTLTIPALVRAPYLCCMVPAAHKAEAIYHTLTDAISETYPATILRTHPNATLFIDQNSARKFLEETTSP, from the coding sequence ATGCTGACACCGGCTACTTCATCCACTCAAACGTTTCGCGTCGATCAACTTAGGGTTCATCTGTTCAAAAACCGGCAGGAGCTGGGGGTAAGCGCAGCGCAGGCCGTAGCTGGCAAAATCCGGGAATTACACCAGACGCAGGAGGTTGTCCATATCATTTTCGCGTCGGCGCCTTCGCAGAATGAATTTCTGGACGCGCTCGCCCAAGAAGCAGACCTTGCGTGGAATCGAATCCGGGCTTTTCACATGGATGAGTACATGGGCTTACCGGCCGATGCTCCGCAGAGTTTCGGGCAGTATCTGAAGCGGCAACTTTTTGATAAAGTACCCATACAGGAAGTTTTCTACCTGGACGGGAATGCTGCCGACCTCCGGCAGGAAGGATTACGCTACAGCGCCCTGCTCGACCAGTACCCGACGGATATTGTGTGCATGGGTATCGGCGAAAACTGCCACATCGCCTTCAACGATCCTCACGTTGCCGATTTTAACGACCCCCATCTGGTCAAGATCGTGCGGCTCGATCTGACGAGCCGGCAGCAGCAGGTGCATGACGGGTGTTTCGACACGCTGGAGCAGGTGCCGGAATACGCGCTTACCTTAACCATTCCGGCATTGGTACGCGCTCCCTATCTGTGCTGCATGGTTCCAGCTGCTCACAAAGCCGAAGCGATTTACCACACCTTAACCGACGCCATTTCGGAAACCTATCCGGCTACTATTTTGCGGACTCATCCCAATGCTACGCTGTTCATTGACCAGAACAGCGCCCGAAAATTTCTTGAAGAAACGACTTCACCTTAG
- the nagA gene encoding N-acetylglucosamine-6-phosphate deacetylase, translating to MGLLKITNGTLITPYRYIRGGTVVIEDGRIRGIHERDVEVPDATVLDAKGKYVAPGFIDIHVHGGGGYDFMDGTEEAFLKIAELHARYGTTALVPTTLTAEKEDLLHTLDAYEQANRNNRKGAAFLGMHLEGPYFAMSQRGAQDPRYIRNPDPQEYEEILAYSSSIVRWSAAPELEGAIPFGRRLREKGILAAVAHTDAIYEDVLTAFETGYSLATHLYSAMSGVTRRNAFRYAGVIESAFLLDMDVEIITDGVHLPPPLLKLAYKIKGADRTALITDAMRAAGMPEGESTLGSLKNGLKVIVEDGVAKLPDRSSFAGSVATTNQLVRNMVQLADVSLLDAVRMASTTPARIMGVEGRKGSLAPGKDADLVIFDDSLTIAATLVNGQLIYSL from the coding sequence ATGGGGCTTCTGAAAATAACCAACGGTACGCTCATTACGCCCTATCGCTATATCCGGGGCGGCACGGTCGTCATCGAAGATGGACGTATTCGGGGCATTCACGAACGTGACGTAGAGGTGCCGGATGCCACCGTACTGGATGCGAAGGGTAAGTACGTAGCCCCCGGCTTTATTGATATTCACGTACACGGCGGGGGGGGGTACGACTTTATGGATGGGACGGAAGAAGCCTTTTTGAAAATTGCCGAACTCCACGCCCGGTATGGCACTACCGCTTTAGTGCCGACTACGCTGACGGCAGAAAAGGAAGATTTGCTGCACACGCTGGATGCCTACGAGCAGGCGAATCGAAACAACCGGAAGGGTGCTGCCTTTCTCGGTATGCATCTGGAAGGGCCTTACTTCGCCATGAGCCAGCGGGGGGCGCAGGACCCGCGTTATATCCGTAACCCCGACCCGCAGGAATACGAAGAAATCCTGGCGTATTCATCGTCCATTGTTCGGTGGAGTGCCGCGCCCGAGCTGGAAGGCGCCATTCCGTTTGGCCGCCGACTACGCGAAAAAGGAATTCTGGCGGCTGTAGCCCATACCGATGCCATTTATGAAGATGTCCTGACCGCTTTTGAAACCGGTTATTCACTGGCGACCCATTTGTACTCGGCCATGTCGGGTGTAACGCGCCGAAATGCATTCCGTTATGCCGGCGTGATTGAAAGCGCGTTTCTACTCGATATGGATGTGGAAATCATTACGGATGGCGTTCACCTGCCACCGCCCCTGCTGAAACTGGCCTATAAAATCAAAGGCGCCGACCGGACGGCGCTGATCACCGACGCCATGCGGGCCGCTGGCATGCCCGAAGGCGAAAGCACGCTGGGATCGCTGAAAAACGGGCTGAAGGTCATCGTCGAGGATGGGGTTGCCAAACTGCCCGACCGAAGCTCATTTGCCGGAAGCGTCGCAACGACCAACCAGCTTGTACGCAACATGGTGCAACTGGCCGATGTATCGCTGCTGGATGCCGTTCGCATGGCGAGTACCACGCCCGCCCGCATCATGGGTGTGGAGGGACGTAAAGGGTCACTGGCGCCCGGCAAAGATGCCGACCTGGTTATTTTCGATGACAGCCTGACTATCGCGGCTACGCTGGTCAACGGGCAACTTATTTACTCACTCTAA
- a CDS encoding sugar MFS transporter — protein MNALALDERRLTKRDTRISLLLIGLMFFIFGFVSWVNSILIPYFKIACELTSFQAYLVAFAFYIAYFIMSVPASYLLKAVGFKKGMMIGFWMMALGAFIFIPAAQTRTYGVFLMGLFTIGIGLAILQTASNPYVTILGPKERAAQRISMMGICNKAAGILSPLVFAAVILRPTDTDLFAQLDTMSAAERGAALDELVRRVITPYAVLGSFLFVLGYLVYRSPLPDLNTERESPEVATANAGKTHIFQFPHLVLGAVAIFLHVGSQVIAIDTIIGYAGSMGVSLLEAKVFPSYTLFCTICGYVIGIITIPRFISQVNALRICTLLGTTFTLLIIFARGGITLLGHTTDVSIWFVVLLGLANSLIWAGIWPLALDGLGRFTKLGASILIMGLCGNAIMPLFYGYFADRFDLRTAYWVLLPCYLYLVFYAVKGHQLRKWGF, from the coding sequence ATGAACGCCCTGGCCCTTGATGAGCGTCGTCTGACCAAACGCGACACCAGGATTTCCCTGCTGCTGATTGGGTTGATGTTTTTTATTTTTGGATTTGTCTCCTGGGTCAATTCCATCCTCATTCCTTACTTCAAGATTGCCTGCGAGCTAACGAGCTTTCAGGCGTATCTGGTTGCGTTTGCGTTCTATATTGCTTACTTCATTATGTCGGTGCCGGCTTCCTACCTGCTCAAAGCGGTTGGCTTCAAAAAAGGCATGATGATTGGCTTCTGGATGATGGCGCTGGGGGCGTTTATTTTCATTCCCGCTGCCCAGACCCGCACCTATGGCGTCTTTCTGATGGGGCTGTTCACCATCGGCATTGGTCTGGCCATTCTGCAAACGGCTTCAAATCCTTACGTAACGATTCTGGGACCAAAGGAACGGGCTGCGCAGCGCATCAGCATGATGGGAATCTGTAACAAGGCCGCCGGGATTTTATCGCCCCTTGTCTTTGCGGCAGTCATTCTACGACCCACCGATACCGATCTGTTCGCTCAACTAGACACAATGAGCGCGGCCGAACGGGGCGCGGCTCTCGACGAACTGGTCCGGCGCGTCATCACGCCCTATGCCGTGCTGGGCAGCTTCCTGTTTGTGCTGGGGTATCTTGTCTACCGGTCGCCCCTGCCCGACCTGAATACGGAGCGGGAAAGTCCCGAGGTGGCAACGGCCAATGCCGGTAAAACCCATATTTTTCAGTTTCCACATCTGGTACTGGGCGCGGTGGCTATTTTCCTGCACGTTGGCAGTCAGGTGATTGCCATCGATACCATTATTGGCTATGCCGGCTCGATGGGCGTTAGCCTGCTGGAAGCCAAGGTATTTCCCTCATATACATTGTTCTGTACTATCTGCGGTTACGTGATCGGTATCATTACCATACCCCGATTTATCAGTCAGGTTAACGCGCTGCGGATCTGCACGCTGCTGGGCACAACCTTTACGTTGCTCATCATTTTTGCCCGTGGAGGCATTACCTTGCTAGGCCACACAACCGACGTATCGATCTGGTTTGTCGTGTTGCTGGGTCTGGCGAATTCGCTGATCTGGGCGGGTATCTGGCCGCTGGCGCTGGATGGCCTCGGTCGATTCACCAAGCTGGGGGCCTCCATCCTGATTATGGGGCTGTGTGGCAACGCGATTATGCCGCTTTTCTATGGCTATTTCGCCGATCGCTTTGATCTGCGTACCGCCTACTGGGTCCTGCTGCCCTGTTACCTGTATCTGGTTTTCTATGCCGTAAAAGGCCATCAGTTACGTAAATGGGGCTTCTGA
- a CDS encoding Gfo/Idh/MocA family protein, with the protein MKNTERIGPDESRRDFIRKTITGTALLSAGGVLPGFSPASYARILGANEKVRVGMMGVNSRGLALASNFALQPNCTVISVSDVDTRAANKCLTTVEGIQNAKPKNQPDFRRALDDKEVDALIIAAPDHWHAPAAILASKAGKHVYLEKPCSHNPHEGELLVAAAKKYKNVIQMGNQRRSWPNVTQAIQAVQNGVIGRPYFAKGWYTNNRASIGIGKEVAVPAWLDYDLWQGPAPRRPYKDNLIHYNWHWLWHWGTGEALNNGTHMLDLMRWGLGVTYPAKVTSSGGRYRYKDDWEAPDTQVISLEFPNNTAMTWEGRSCNGRTVEGTSVGVMFYGDMGSLLIESGNSYKIFDLDNKLVKEVKNDLKIDPRNKMDPSQALDAIHIQNFFDSIKTGAALASDIVGGHQSTLLAQLGNIALRSGGMLDVDPANGHIRNNKAAEKLWQREYQKGWEPTV; encoded by the coding sequence ATGAAAAACACGGAACGTATTGGCCCTGATGAGTCACGCCGGGACTTTATCCGGAAAACAATCACGGGCACCGCTCTTCTGTCAGCAGGAGGGGTTCTGCCCGGTTTCAGTCCGGCGAGTTACGCCCGCATCCTGGGCGCAAACGAGAAAGTCCGTGTGGGCATGATGGGCGTAAACAGCCGGGGTCTGGCCCTCGCGAGTAATTTCGCCCTCCAGCCAAACTGTACGGTAATCTCTGTGTCCGATGTTGACACGCGGGCGGCCAATAAATGCCTGACGACGGTTGAAGGTATCCAGAACGCGAAACCGAAAAACCAGCCCGATTTCCGGAGGGCACTCGACGATAAAGAGGTAGATGCGCTGATTATAGCTGCGCCGGATCACTGGCATGCGCCCGCTGCAATTCTGGCCTCGAAGGCTGGTAAACACGTGTATCTGGAAAAGCCCTGCAGTCATAATCCGCACGAAGGCGAACTGTTGGTGGCAGCCGCGAAGAAATACAAAAACGTTATCCAGATGGGTAACCAGCGCCGGTCGTGGCCGAACGTAACGCAGGCTATCCAGGCCGTGCAGAACGGCGTAATCGGCCGACCTTACTTTGCCAAGGGCTGGTACACCAATAATCGGGCATCGATTGGTATCGGAAAAGAAGTCGCCGTGCCTGCCTGGCTGGATTATGATCTATGGCAGGGTCCCGCGCCCCGTCGGCCCTACAAAGACAACCTCATTCACTATAACTGGCACTGGCTGTGGCACTGGGGCACGGGCGAAGCGCTCAACAACGGCACCCACATGCTCGACCTGATGCGCTGGGGGCTGGGCGTTACGTATCCAGCCAAAGTTACCTCGTCGGGTGGCCGCTACCGCTACAAGGACGACTGGGAAGCGCCCGATACGCAGGTAATCAGTCTGGAGTTTCCTAACAATACGGCCATGACCTGGGAGGGACGTAGTTGTAATGGCCGGACTGTCGAGGGCACCAGCGTCGGCGTCATGTTTTACGGTGATATGGGCTCACTGCTAATCGAATCGGGGAACTCCTATAAGATTTTTGACCTCGACAACAAGCTGGTGAAAGAGGTTAAGAACGACCTGAAAATTGATCCCCGGAACAAAATGGACCCTTCGCAGGCGCTGGATGCCATCCACATCCAGAACTTCTTCGACAGCATAAAAACAGGCGCAGCACTGGCATCTGACATTGTCGGGGGCCACCAGAGTACGTTGCTGGCGCAACTGGGAAATATCGCCTTGCGCTCCGGTGGGATGCTGGACGTTGACCCCGCAAACGGACATATCAGAAACAACAAAGCGGCCGAAAAGCTCTGGCAGCGGGAATACCAGAAAGGGTGGGAGCCAACTGTGTAA
- a CDS encoding NHL repeat-containing protein — protein sequence MHRNDPDSEISPSHFLTAKHYYSGFDLAHDTYNAISAASDGKIYYVLSSESYERGGQMYVYEPETDQTRFIADLTEVCGEKGLQAIPQGKSHVRFYERHGKLYFATHIGVYELIDGMERLPQNSTDGYTLYPGGHMLAYDLATGQFEDLITAPDGEGLITMTLDRDRGHIYALTWPMGYLLHYDLQTGKLINAGLTCGRGEAGTVGDDYRVICRSMFVDARDGLLYLSTAEGDVLTYQPDSGVLEKVAGIDLRLDYFGRYDPTRPGSMGYNWRKIFWYAPEGVAYGVHGNSGYLFRLDPRARRLELVERITSEPSKRSGMFDQFSYGYLGFQLGPDGQTIHYLTGGPIYEKGRRVTGEEQIARGAARGLENLHLITYNIPEQCYQDHGPIFYADGSRPTYVNSIAVGADGAVYTLARFEQDGREIQDLIKITHPFGTT from the coding sequence ATGCATCGTAACGATCCTGATTCTGAAATCTCCCCGTCTCACTTTCTGACCGCGAAGCACTATTATTCCGGGTTTGACCTGGCGCACGATACCTACAACGCAATTTCAGCGGCTAGCGACGGAAAAATCTATTATGTTCTCTCGTCGGAATCGTACGAGCGGGGCGGACAAATGTATGTCTACGAGCCCGAAACCGACCAGACCCGTTTCATTGCTGACCTGACGGAGGTTTGTGGCGAAAAAGGCCTGCAGGCGATTCCGCAGGGCAAGAGCCATGTTCGTTTCTATGAACGCCACGGCAAGCTCTACTTTGCAACCCACATTGGCGTCTATGAACTGATAGACGGGATGGAGCGGCTGCCTCAGAACTCAACGGATGGCTATACGCTGTATCCCGGTGGCCATATGCTGGCGTATGATCTGGCCACGGGTCAGTTCGAGGATTTAATAACCGCGCCCGATGGGGAAGGGCTCATCACGATGACCCTTGACCGCGACCGGGGCCATATTTATGCGCTCACCTGGCCGATGGGCTATTTGCTCCATTACGACCTGCAAACAGGAAAGCTGATCAACGCTGGGCTGACCTGCGGCCGGGGCGAAGCCGGTACCGTAGGTGATGATTACCGGGTCATCTGCCGGTCGATGTTTGTGGATGCCCGCGACGGCTTACTATACCTGTCCACGGCGGAGGGCGACGTACTGACCTATCAGCCGGATTCCGGCGTACTCGAAAAAGTAGCGGGTATTGATTTGCGGCTCGACTACTTTGGCCGGTATGACCCCACCCGACCGGGCAGTATGGGCTATAACTGGCGTAAAATTTTCTGGTATGCCCCCGAAGGCGTAGCCTATGGCGTACATGGCAATTCCGGCTACTTATTCCGGCTTGACCCACGGGCGCGCAGGCTGGAACTGGTCGAACGGATTACGTCGGAGCCATCGAAGCGGAGCGGGATGTTCGATCAGTTCAGCTACGGGTATCTCGGCTTTCAGCTGGGACCCGATGGACAAACGATCCATTACCTCACCGGCGGGCCCATTTACGAGAAGGGCAGGCGCGTAACGGGCGAAGAGCAGATTGCCAGGGGTGCGGCCAGAGGGTTGGAAAATCTCCACCTCATTACCTACAACATTCCAGAGCAGTGCTATCAGGATCATGGGCCCATCTTTTATGCCGATGGTAGCCGACCTACGTATGTCAACTCAATTGCTGTTGGCGCCGATGGGGCGGTTTATACGCTGGCCCGGTTTGAGCAGGATGGACGGGAAATCCAGGATTTAATAAAAATTACCCACCCATTTGGGACTACCTAA
- a CDS encoding neutral/alkaline non-lysosomal ceramidase N-terminal domain-containing protein, whose protein sequence is MKHPGLLLLVKGLFLLTFFTAEGRNLPGDAAGWKAGVARVVITPKELLWMAGFAVRTHPAEGTLHDLWAKALALEDENGGQVVLVTADLLGFPKQVSDRIRNQLKTKYGLSKAQIILNSSHTHSGPVLQDALFDIYPLDAEQLAKIRRYSTTLESQIVELVGEALQKKEPVTLYAQNGVTRFQVNRRNNNAALLHRLPELKGPNDYAVPVIKVLNARGQLKAMAFGYSCHPTVLNLYKWSGDYAGFAQMELEKANPGVTALFFQSAGADQNALPRNTIPLAQQYGRELAAAVERVLAEEMRPLSARLATAYAEVDLAFAKAPTEADLLAVTKGDVVYHTRWAERMLAQLKRNEPFPKSYPYPVQIWQLGDQPLISLGGEVVVEYAIKLKQIFGPNTFVAGYSNDVMAYIPSATVLREGGYEGESSQMVYGLPGIWASTIEATILSEVIKLAREIGLPTP, encoded by the coding sequence ATGAAGCACCCTGGTTTACTGCTCCTGGTTAAAGGTCTTTTCCTGCTAACGTTCTTTACCGCCGAGGGGCGTAACCTGCCGGGTGACGCTGCGGGCTGGAAAGCGGGCGTTGCCCGGGTGGTCATTACGCCTAAAGAGCTGCTGTGGATGGCGGGATTTGCCGTTCGGACGCACCCCGCCGAGGGAACGCTGCATGACCTGTGGGCGAAGGCGCTGGCACTGGAAGACGAGAACGGGGGGCAAGTTGTGCTCGTAACTGCCGATTTGCTGGGGTTTCCCAAACAGGTTTCGGACCGAATCCGGAATCAGCTGAAGACTAAATATGGCTTATCGAAGGCGCAGATTATTCTGAACAGTTCGCATACGCATTCGGGTCCGGTGCTGCAGGATGCGTTATTTGATATCTACCCGCTGGATGCCGAGCAGCTCGCTAAAATCCGGCGGTACTCCACCACGCTTGAAAGCCAGATTGTTGAGCTGGTGGGCGAGGCTCTACAGAAAAAAGAACCCGTCACACTGTATGCCCAGAATGGCGTTACCCGCTTTCAGGTAAACCGGCGCAACAACAATGCCGCGCTTCTGCACCGGCTGCCGGAGCTGAAAGGGCCGAATGATTACGCCGTTCCGGTGATTAAAGTGCTGAACGCCCGGGGCCAACTAAAAGCCATGGCCTTTGGGTATTCCTGCCATCCGACGGTGCTGAACCTGTATAAATGGTCGGGCGATTACGCGGGGTTTGCGCAGATGGAGCTGGAGAAAGCCAATCCGGGCGTAACGGCCCTGTTTTTTCAGAGCGCCGGGGCCGATCAGAACGCCCTGCCCCGCAACACCATCCCGCTGGCGCAGCAATACGGCCGCGAACTGGCCGCTGCGGTAGAGCGGGTACTGGCTGAAGAGATGCGGCCCCTATCGGCCCGTCTGGCCACAGCCTATGCCGAGGTCGATCTCGCTTTTGCCAAAGCCCCAACGGAAGCCGATTTGCTGGCCGTAACGAAAGGTGATGTCGTGTATCATACGCGCTGGGCCGAACGTATGCTGGCGCAACTAAAACGGAATGAGCCCTTCCCCAAATCCTACCCCTATCCGGTACAGATCTGGCAACTGGGCGATCAGCCGTTGATTAGCCTGGGTGGCGAAGTCGTTGTGGAGTACGCTATTAAACTCAAACAGATTTTTGGACCGAACACCTTCGTAGCTGGCTATTCGAATGATGTGATGGCCTATATTCCGTCGGCAACGGTGTTGCGGGAGGGTGGTTACGAGGGCGAATCCTCGCAGATGGTGTATGGGCTGCCGGGCATCTGGGCGTCGACGATTGAAGCGACTATCCTGTCGGAAGTGATAAAACTCGCCCGGGAAATCGGTTTGCCCACGCCCTAA
- a CDS encoding DegT/DnrJ/EryC1/StrS family aminotransferase — translation MLNKNVSRREFIKQNSLTGLSAVITPSLLTNSLSSPAAPLPESLGPVLLTSSDKPALLGGAPIRLKGWTTWPIWNPETDEKQLLDVVRSGIWSRSAVTTEFEQKWAQALGAKRSLLVVNGTNALITALTQLDVRAGDEVLVPPYTFTATVAAVLATGAMPIFVDVDPETFQIDPAKIEAKITPRTKAILPVHILGLPADMNRILPIAQKHKLVVIEDACQAHLAEINHQKVGTFGHAGCFSFQNSKNLSIGEGGAIVSNDDSFMDRCFSYQNFGNPYNAGVGSVSVGSVMQGTKLRITDYQAAIGLAQLKRLDAQTTTRNENAAYLKAQIQAIPGIVPYKLYDDVTRAAFHLFPFRYQQEGFKGLSRDGFLKALRAEGIPCSSGYATLNNQPYLNDAFQSKNFRKAYPKEMLDFRGYVEQNQCPQNDKLCNQEAVWFTQNMLLGSKSDMADIAAAIEKVHKNADQLTKLSEK, via the coding sequence ATGCTGAACAAGAATGTGTCAAGGCGAGAATTCATCAAACAAAATTCATTGACGGGTCTAAGCGCCGTCATAACCCCTTCTTTGCTGACCAATAGTCTCAGCAGTCCGGCCGCTCCCTTACCTGAGTCATTGGGACCGGTGCTGCTTACGTCGTCGGATAAACCGGCCTTACTGGGCGGTGCGCCCATCCGCCTAAAAGGCTGGACTACCTGGCCCATCTGGAACCCGGAAACTGACGAAAAACAGTTGCTTGACGTAGTCCGGAGTGGCATCTGGTCCCGGTCGGCCGTAACGACGGAGTTTGAACAGAAATGGGCGCAGGCGCTGGGTGCAAAACGAAGTTTGCTGGTCGTCAACGGAACCAATGCCCTGATTACGGCGCTCACTCAACTCGACGTTCGGGCGGGCGATGAGGTTCTTGTGCCGCCCTATACCTTTACCGCCACCGTGGCGGCCGTGCTGGCTACCGGCGCCATGCCCATTTTTGTTGATGTCGACCCGGAAACCTTTCAGATTGACCCGGCCAAAATTGAAGCAAAAATTACCCCGCGTACCAAAGCGATCTTACCGGTGCATATTCTGGGCTTACCCGCCGATATGAACCGGATTCTGCCCATTGCCCAAAAGCATAAGCTGGTTGTGATTGAAGATGCCTGCCAGGCCCATCTGGCCGAAATCAACCATCAGAAGGTAGGCACGTTTGGGCACGCGGGCTGCTTCAGCTTCCAGAACTCGAAAAATCTGTCCATCGGGGAGGGGGGAGCCATTGTCAGTAACGACGATAGCTTCATGGACCGTTGTTTTTCGTACCAGAACTTCGGTAATCCCTATAACGCGGGAGTAGGCTCGGTGAGTGTCGGCAGCGTCATGCAGGGAACGAAACTGCGCATAACGGACTACCAGGCCGCTATTGGACTCGCTCAGCTGAAACGGCTGGATGCCCAGACCACCACCCGTAACGAAAACGCGGCTTACCTTAAAGCGCAGATTCAGGCTATTCCCGGAATTGTGCCCTATAAGCTGTACGATGACGTGACCCGGGCTGCGTTTCACCTGTTTCCCTTCCGGTATCAGCAGGAAGGCTTCAAGGGATTGTCGCGGGACGGGTTCCTAAAGGCGCTCCGGGCCGAAGGTATTCCCTGTTCGAGCGGTTACGCTACGCTCAACAATCAGCCCTACCTAAACGACGCCTTCCAGTCGAAAAACTTTCGGAAGGCGTACCCCAAAGAAATGCTGGATTTTAGGGGGTACGTAGAGCAGAACCAGTGCCCACAGAATGACAAGCTATGCAATCAGGAAGCCGTCTGGTTTACGCAGAATATGCTGCTCGGCAGTAAATCGGATATGGCCGATATCGCGGCCGCCATCGAGAAAGTCCATAAAAACGCCGATCAGCTGACTAAGCTGAGTGAAAAATGA
- a CDS encoding Gfo/Idh/MocA family protein translates to MNNWTPTRRIFLKNAALGSVLLSKPEWIGPVRPAVEKGKRVGIIGLDTSHSTAFTKVLNAAEANPDYKGYQVVAAYPYGSKDIESSTKRIPGYVDEVKKLNVKIVDSIADLLKKVDVVLLETNDGRLHREQALQVLKAGKRVFIDKPMAASLADVVAIFDASRQYGIPVFSASSLRYITGVEAINKSQVLGADTFSPAVLEKTHPDLFWYGIHGVETLFTVMGTGCREVVRVHTPDTDVVIGTWNDGRIGTFRGTRTGKHDYGGTVYTQTANVRLGPYNGYEPLLKQIISYFETGKVPVTPDETIEIFAFMEAADESKRRGGAVVSLESVLKKVKQ, encoded by the coding sequence ATGAACAACTGGACTCCTACCCGCCGAATCTTCCTGAAAAATGCTGCGCTTGGCAGCGTCCTGCTGAGTAAGCCAGAATGGATAGGGCCGGTCCGGCCAGCGGTCGAGAAAGGAAAACGGGTTGGCATTATCGGTCTGGACACGTCTCACAGTACAGCCTTTACTAAAGTCCTGAACGCTGCGGAAGCAAATCCGGATTATAAAGGGTATCAGGTAGTAGCAGCCTATCCCTATGGCAGTAAAGACATTGAAAGCAGCACGAAGCGGATTCCAGGCTATGTTGACGAAGTAAAAAAGCTCAATGTCAAAATCGTTGATTCCATTGCCGACCTGCTCAAAAAAGTAGATGTCGTTCTGCTGGAAACCAATGATGGTCGGCTCCATCGCGAGCAGGCACTTCAAGTGCTGAAAGCGGGCAAGCGCGTGTTCATCGACAAGCCCATGGCGGCTTCGCTGGCCGATGTCGTGGCTATCTTCGATGCCTCCCGCCAATATGGTATTCCAGTGTTCTCCGCGTCGTCACTTCGCTACATAACGGGAGTCGAAGCCATCAACAAAAGCCAGGTATTGGGTGCGGATACGTTCAGCCCGGCGGTACTTGAAAAAACGCATCCTGATTTGTTCTGGTACGGAATCCACGGCGTCGAAACGCTCTTCACTGTTATGGGAACCGGCTGTCGGGAGGTAGTTCGGGTGCATACGCCGGATACCGACGTTGTAATTGGCACCTGGAACGACGGACGTATTGGTACGTTCCGGGGTACCCGAACCGGCAAGCACGACTATGGCGGAACGGTGTATACGCAGACCGCCAATGTGCGACTAGGGCCTTATAATGGCTACGAGCCGTTGCTGAAGCAGATCATCAGCTACTTCGAAACCGGTAAGGTACCCGTTACGCCCGATGAGACGATTGAGATATTTGCGTTTATGGAAGCAGCCGACGAAAGTAAACGGCGGGGTGGAGCGGTGGTAAGTCTGGAGAGCGTACTGAAAAAGGTGAAGCAGTAA
- a CDS encoding DoxX family protein, whose protein sequence is MNSLSLYVQAFVYVAAGINHFVSPRFYLAIMPPYIPAHNLMVVLSGVAEIGLGLGLLFPATRSLSAWGLILLLIAVFPANIYMATADQFAAISPWIRWGRLPVQGLLIWWAYQYT, encoded by the coding sequence ATGAACAGTTTAAGTCTTTACGTTCAGGCGTTTGTTTACGTCGCTGCGGGTATAAATCATTTTGTCAGCCCCCGGTTTTACCTGGCAATTATGCCGCCTTATATTCCGGCGCATAACCTGATGGTCGTTCTGAGCGGAGTAGCGGAAATTGGGCTCGGTTTGGGCCTGCTGTTTCCGGCAACCCGTTCGCTGTCGGCCTGGGGGTTGATTCTCCTGCTGATTGCCGTCTTTCCAGCCAATATCTATATGGCTACGGCCGATCAGTTCGCTGCAATTTCGCCCTGGATACGCTGGGGAAGGCTGCCTGTACAGGGCCTTCTGATCTGGTGGGCCTACCAATACACCTAA